In Pectobacterium brasiliense, a single genomic region encodes these proteins:
- a CDS encoding glutathione S-transferase family protein has protein sequence MSGLVNGKWVNGDVAAEEIKNGAFHREETKFRQTELVPEAGRYQLFVSYLCPWASRTLIFRKLKGLENIISLSVANPRIADNGWEFDTPQDAGEHVGEIHYLHQLYTASVPDYTGKVSVPVLWDRVEGRIVNNESADIIRMLNSEFNDLTGNHLDFYPSELRAEIDRWNETVYHNVNNGVYKTGFAKTQEHYNDAVTTLFATLDELDDHLGSHHYMLGDTLTEADWRLFVTLVRFDVAYHGAFKCNLKRIADYPNLSNYLRELYQWPGVAETVNIDHIKAGYYGIAWLNPTQIVPVGPQVDLYQLHNRDTFGKSRIATR, from the coding sequence ATGTCAGGCTTAGTGAATGGCAAATGGGTTAACGGCGATGTCGCGGCGGAAGAGATCAAAAACGGGGCATTCCACCGTGAAGAAACCAAATTTCGGCAAACCGAGCTGGTGCCAGAAGCCGGTCGTTACCAGCTTTTTGTTTCCTATCTCTGCCCGTGGGCGTCGCGCACGCTGATTTTCCGCAAGCTGAAAGGGCTGGAGAATATCATTTCGCTCTCCGTTGCCAACCCGCGCATCGCGGATAACGGTTGGGAATTTGACACCCCGCAGGATGCCGGCGAGCACGTGGGTGAGATTCACTACCTGCACCAGCTCTACACCGCCAGCGTGCCCGACTATACCGGAAAGGTATCGGTCCCTGTGCTGTGGGATCGGGTAGAAGGTCGCATCGTGAATAACGAATCGGCGGATATCATCCGCATGCTGAACAGCGAATTTAACGATCTGACCGGTAACCACCTCGATTTCTACCCGTCGGAACTGCGCGCTGAGATCGACCGCTGGAACGAAACCGTCTACCACAACGTCAACAACGGCGTGTATAAGACTGGGTTCGCCAAAACGCAAGAACACTATAACGATGCCGTCACCACGCTCTTCGCCACGCTGGACGAACTGGACGACCATCTGGGCAGCCACCATTATATGCTCGGCGACACACTGACCGAGGCCGACTGGCGTCTGTTTGTGACGCTGGTGCGTTTTGACGTGGCCTACCACGGCGCGTTCAAATGTAACCTGAAGCGCATTGCCGACTACCCGAACCTGTCGAACTACCTGCGCGAACTGTATCAGTGGCCGGGCGTCGCGGAGACGGTCAATATCGACCACATCAAAGCAGGCTATTACGGTATTGCCTGGCTGAACCCGACGCAGATTGTGCCGGTTGGTCCACAGGTCGATTTATATCAGCTCCACAACCGCGACACGTTCGGAAAATCCCGTATCGCGACGCGTTAA
- the yegS gene encoding lipid kinase YegS, whose product MEKNPITLLILNGKSSGNEELREAIDELRKDGYTLHVRVTWEYGDAKRYVEEAIQLNADNVIAAGGDGTVNEVAAALAVQSETVRPCLGIVPLGTANDFATSCQIPMEMHNALTLAIKGRATAIDIAKVNDEHYFINMATGGFATRITTETPAKMKAALGSASYVLHALFRMDMLQAERCEIRGPDFHWEGDTLVIAVGNGRQAGGGQELCPEALINDGLLELSVLSAKELLPNMLQAWFTGSENQNMISATLPWLEITAPDDMTFNLDGEPLTAKRFRIEVLPAAIHCRLPPQCSLLE is encoded by the coding sequence ATGGAAAAAAATCCAATCACACTGCTGATTTTGAATGGAAAAAGTTCGGGTAATGAAGAACTTCGCGAAGCCATTGATGAGCTACGCAAGGACGGCTATACGCTGCATGTTCGCGTAACCTGGGAATACGGTGATGCCAAACGCTATGTAGAAGAGGCGATTCAGCTTAACGCGGATAACGTGATCGCCGCCGGTGGCGACGGTACCGTCAATGAGGTCGCCGCTGCCTTAGCGGTGCAGTCGGAAACGGTGCGTCCGTGTCTGGGAATTGTGCCGCTGGGCACCGCCAACGATTTTGCCACCAGCTGTCAGATTCCGATGGAGATGCACAACGCGCTAACACTGGCGATCAAAGGCCGCGCTACCGCGATTGATATCGCCAAGGTGAACGACGAACACTATTTCATCAACATGGCGACGGGCGGCTTTGCCACACGCATTACCACCGAGACGCCAGCCAAAATGAAGGCGGCGCTGGGGAGTGCTTCTTACGTGCTGCATGCGCTCTTTCGCATGGACATGCTGCAAGCCGAGCGCTGTGAGATTCGTGGGCCAGATTTTCACTGGGAAGGCGATACGCTGGTTATCGCGGTGGGGAACGGTCGTCAGGCTGGCGGTGGACAGGAACTTTGCCCAGAAGCGCTAATTAACGATGGGCTGCTGGAACTGAGCGTGCTGTCAGCAAAAGAGCTGCTGCCCAATATGCTTCAAGCCTGGTTTACCGGCAGCGAAAACCAGAACATGATTTCCGCTACCCTGCCTTGGCTGGAGATTACCGCACCAGACGACATGACGTTTAATCTGGACGGCGAGCCGCTCACCGCCAAACGCTTCCGCATCGAAGTGCTTCCTGCGGCGATTCACTGTCGGTTGCCACCGCAATGCTCGCTGCTGGAATAG
- the psiE gene encoding phosphate-starvation-inducible protein PsiE, translating into MAGSARSAMAAKALQTILNIGLLVLAIILVIFLVKETFHLAKVLLISNEKDSSYQLIEGIVIYFLYFEFIALIVKYFQSGYHFPLRYFIYIGITAIIRLIIVDHKSPSDTLVYSAAILLLVVTLYLANSNRLKRE; encoded by the coding sequence ATGGCAGGTTCTGCTCGCAGTGCGATGGCTGCCAAGGCGCTTCAGACGATACTCAATATCGGCCTGCTGGTGCTGGCGATCATTTTGGTGATTTTTTTAGTCAAGGAAACGTTTCATCTGGCGAAGGTGCTGTTGATCTCTAACGAGAAAGACTCCTCCTATCAGCTGATAGAAGGCATTGTGATCTATTTCTTGTATTTCGAGTTCATCGCGCTGATCGTGAAGTATTTCCAGTCCGGCTATCACTTCCCGCTGCGCTACTTTATCTACATCGGCATCACGGCCATCATTCGCCTGATTATTGTCGATCACAAAAGCCCGTCGGATACGCTGGTCTATTCCGCGGCGATCCTGCTGCTGGTGGTGACGCTGTACCTGGCAAACAGTAATCGCCTGAAGCGGGAATAA
- a CDS encoding GNAT family N-acetyltransferase produces the protein MTALFSETTKIETPRLLLRPLYRDDAPALFAFMSDPVVMRFWNHPPWQRIEQAHDAIDEYWSALCAGHHMKLGLEVKESGELIGTCVLFNLEIESKRAEIGYCLAASAQGKGYMTEALSALRDFAFETAGLTRLEAEIDSRNVASARALERLGFTQEGLLKQRWIVDGEVSDSALYGLLAAKR, from the coding sequence ATGACTGCGCTATTTTCCGAAACCACCAAAATCGAGACTCCTCGCCTGCTGCTGCGCCCACTTTATCGTGATGATGCGCCAGCGCTGTTCGCCTTTATGTCCGATCCGGTTGTGATGCGCTTCTGGAACCATCCACCCTGGCAACGCATCGAGCAGGCGCACGACGCAATTGACGAATACTGGAGCGCGCTGTGTGCCGGGCACCACATGAAGCTCGGTCTGGAAGTCAAAGAAAGCGGTGAACTGATTGGCACCTGCGTGTTGTTCAATCTGGAGATTGAGTCTAAACGCGCCGAAATCGGCTACTGTTTAGCGGCGAGTGCGCAAGGGAAAGGCTATATGACCGAAGCGCTCTCTGCCCTACGGGATTTTGCCTTTGAAACGGCGGGACTAACCCGACTGGAAGCCGAAATCGATTCCCGTAACGTAGCCTCAGCCCGCGCGCTGGAACGATTGGGATTCACGCAGGAAGGGCTATTGAAACAGCGTTGGATCGTCGACGGCGAGGTGTCTGACTCTGCGCTATACGGCCTGCTGGCGGCTAAACGTTAG
- the thiD gene encoding bifunctional hydroxymethylpyrimidine kinase/phosphomethylpyrimidine kinase: MKRINALTIAGTDPSGGAGIQADLKTFSALGAYGTSVITALVAQNTRGVQSVYRIEPDFVAAQLDSVLSDVRIDSVKIGMLAQTDIVETVAERLRHYAVPFVVLDTVMLAKSGDPLLAPEAVESIRRELLPLVSLITPNLPEAAALLNTSPATNEREMREQGEALLAMGCQAVLMKGGHLSEAESPDWLFSRQAEPQRFSSPRVKTRHTHGTGCTLSAALAALRPRHASWGETVKAAKDYLQQALQQADTLEVGHGIGPVHHFHRWW; this comes from the coding sequence ATGAAGCGTATCAATGCGTTGACGATTGCGGGCACCGATCCGAGCGGCGGTGCGGGGATTCAGGCGGATTTAAAAACGTTTTCAGCCTTGGGCGCTTACGGCACCTCGGTCATTACTGCGCTGGTGGCGCAAAATACGCGCGGCGTGCAGTCCGTCTACCGGATTGAACCGGATTTTGTCGCGGCGCAGTTGGACTCCGTGTTGAGCGATGTGCGTATCGACAGCGTCAAGATTGGGATGCTGGCGCAGACCGATATTGTTGAAACCGTTGCCGAACGCCTGCGCCATTACGCCGTGCCTTTCGTGGTGCTGGACACCGTGATGCTGGCGAAAAGTGGCGATCCGCTACTCGCGCCGGAGGCGGTGGAGTCGATCCGTCGTGAACTGCTGCCGCTGGTGTCCCTGATTACGCCCAACTTGCCGGAAGCCGCGGCGCTGCTGAATACGTCACCGGCCACCAACGAGCGGGAAATGCGTGAGCAGGGGGAAGCGCTGCTGGCGATGGGCTGCCAGGCGGTGCTGATGAAAGGCGGTCACCTCAGCGAAGCGGAAAGCCCGGACTGGCTGTTCAGCCGTCAGGCTGAACCGCAGCGCTTTAGCTCTCCGCGCGTGAAGACGCGTCATACGCACGGCACTGGCTGCACGCTGTCCGCCGCGCTGGCGGCGCTGCGACCACGTCACGCTAGCTGGGGGGAGACGGTCAAGGCAGCGAAGGACTATTTACAGCAGGCGTTACAGCAGGCCGACACGCTGGAGGTCGGGCACGGAATAGGCCCTGTCCATCACTTCCATCGCTGGTGGTAA
- the thiM gene encoding hydroxyethylthiazole kinase, with amino-acid sequence MNTRPTDFSAAQAATSLTQFRSAAPLVHCLTNDVVQSFTANVLLALNASPAMVVDPEEAAQFSAVADALLINVGTLERSRAEAMRAAVKSARQANTPWVLDPVAVGGLTFRTEFCRELLTWKPAAIRGNASEIMALAGLTAQGRGVDSADDSLAALPAARELALQVGTIVAVTGVVDYVTDGKRDIAVSGGDSMMTRVVGTGCALSAVVAGFCCLKGDRLSHVAAACYVMALAGQQAASVSQGSGSFIPNFLDRLYTLRAEDLA; translated from the coding sequence ATGAACACGCGACCCACCGACTTTTCTGCCGCTCAGGCAGCAACATCACTCACTCAATTTCGTTCTGCCGCGCCGCTGGTCCACTGTCTGACTAACGATGTGGTGCAATCTTTTACTGCTAATGTGCTGCTGGCGCTGAATGCGTCGCCTGCGATGGTGGTCGATCCCGAAGAAGCCGCGCAGTTCAGCGCAGTAGCCGATGCGCTGCTGATTAATGTCGGAACGCTGGAGCGCTCGCGTGCTGAGGCGATGCGAGCGGCGGTAAAGAGCGCGCGTCAGGCGAATACACCGTGGGTGCTTGATCCGGTTGCGGTAGGCGGTTTGACCTTTCGTACTGAATTTTGCCGCGAACTGCTGACGTGGAAACCTGCGGCGATTCGCGGCAATGCGTCTGAAATCATGGCGCTGGCGGGCTTAACCGCACAAGGACGGGGCGTGGATAGCGCCGATGATTCGCTGGCGGCGCTCCCTGCTGCACGCGAGCTGGCTCTGCAAGTGGGAACCATTGTTGCGGTGACCGGCGTGGTGGATTATGTCACGGACGGTAAGCGAGATATCGCGGTATCCGGCGGCGATAGCATGATGACGCGCGTGGTCGGGACGGGCTGTGCGCTGTCGGCGGTCGTCGCGGGTTTCTGTTGCCTGAAAGGTGATCGTTTATCCCACGTGGCGGCGGCGTGCTATGTCATGGCGTTAGCGGGTCAGCAGGCGGCTTCGGTGTCGCAAGGCTCGGGGAGTTTTATTCCCAACTTCCTCGATAGACTTTATACCCTGCGCGCGGAGGATCTGGCATGA
- the yegQ gene encoding tRNA 5-hydroxyuridine modification protein YegQ, which yields MFKPELLSPAGTLKNMRYAFAYGADAIYAGQPRYSLRVRNNEFNHQTLAQAINEAHELGKKFYVVVNIAPHNAKLKTFLRDLQPVIEMGPDALIMSDPGLIMLVRENFPQMDIHLSVQANAVNWATVKFWQQMGLTRVILSRELSLEEIAEIRQNVPDMELEIFVHGALCMAYSGRCLLSGYINKRDPNQGTCTNACRWEYKVQEGKEDEVGNIVHQHEPIAVKNVEPALGIGEPTDKVFMLEENMRPGEYMSAFEDEHGTYIMNSRDLRAIQHVERLTQMQVHSLKIEGRTKSFYYCARTAQVYRRAIDDAVAGKPFDPTLLETLEGLAHRGYTEGFLRRHVHEDYQNYDYGYSVSDRQQFVGEFTGVRRDGLAEVNVKNKFSCGDSVEMMTPNGNIQFTIDTMQNVKGQPTDVAPGNGHIVYLPVPDDVSLDYALLLRNLPGTTTRNPNVE from the coding sequence ATGTTTAAACCGGAACTGCTTTCTCCGGCCGGTACGCTGAAAAATATGCGCTACGCCTTTGCCTATGGCGCGGACGCAATTTATGCCGGTCAACCCCGCTACAGCCTGCGCGTGCGCAATAACGAATTCAACCATCAGACGCTGGCGCAAGCCATTAACGAAGCGCATGAACTGGGCAAGAAATTCTACGTCGTCGTTAACATCGCGCCGCACAATGCCAAACTGAAAACCTTCCTGCGTGACCTGCAACCCGTGATCGAAATGGGGCCAGATGCGCTGATCATGTCCGATCCGGGCCTGATTATGCTGGTGCGGGAAAACTTCCCACAGATGGATATTCACCTTTCCGTTCAGGCCAACGCGGTCAACTGGGCGACGGTGAAATTCTGGCAGCAAATGGGGCTGACGCGTGTGATTCTGTCCCGCGAACTGTCGCTGGAAGAGATTGCAGAAATCCGCCAGAACGTCCCAGATATGGAACTGGAGATCTTCGTTCACGGCGCGCTGTGTATGGCGTATTCCGGTCGCTGCCTGCTGTCCGGCTACATCAACAAACGCGATCCGAATCAGGGTACCTGCACCAACGCCTGCCGCTGGGAATATAAGGTTCAGGAAGGTAAAGAGGACGAGGTCGGGAATATCGTCCATCAGCACGAACCTATCGCAGTGAAAAACGTTGAACCCGCGCTGGGCATCGGCGAACCGACTGACAAAGTCTTTATGCTGGAAGAAAACATGCGTCCCGGCGAGTACATGAGTGCATTTGAAGATGAGCACGGCACCTACATCATGAACTCCCGCGATCTGCGCGCCATTCAGCACGTTGAACGCCTGACGCAAATGCAGGTTCATTCGCTGAAAATCGAAGGCCGCACCAAGTCATTCTATTATTGCGCCCGTACCGCACAGGTTTATCGTCGCGCTATTGACGATGCTGTCGCAGGGAAACCGTTCGACCCAACGCTACTGGAAACGCTGGAAGGTCTTGCACACCGTGGCTATACCGAAGGCTTCCTGCGTCGCCACGTGCATGAAGATTACCAGAACTACGACTACGGCTATTCTGTTTCCGATCGTCAGCAGTTTGTTGGTGAATTCACCGGCGTACGCCGCGATGGGCTGGCAGAAGTCAATGTGAAGAACAAATTTTCCTGCGGCGACAGCGTGGAGATGATGACGCCAAACGGCAATATTCAATTCACCATCGACACTATGCAGAATGTTAAAGGCCAACCGACCGATGTGGCACCGGGTAACGGCCATATCGTTTATCTGCCCGTGCCGGACGATGTCTCGCTGGATTATGCGTTACTGCTGCGCAATCTGCCGGGCACCACCACGCGCAACCCTAACGTGGAATAA
- the baeR gene encoding two-component system response regulator BaeR, with translation MTTVPDFAMASPILIVEDEPKLGQLLVDYLQAADYATHWLPNGNDVVEWVRLHSPSLILLDLMLPGCDGLTLCRTIRQFSNVPIIMVTARSEEIDRLLGLEIGADDYICKPFSPREVVVRVRTLLRRCGWQNDGLKAVEKTETALLIDKSGFQASYLGQNLDLTPAEFRLLKTLSAEPGKVFSREALLDKLYDDYRVVTDRTIDSHIKNLRRKLEQLDEETSFIRTVYGIGYRWEAAPCNEV, from the coding sequence ATGACAACCGTACCCGATTTCGCTATGGCGTCACCGATTCTCATCGTCGAAGACGAGCCCAAATTGGGGCAACTGCTGGTGGATTACCTTCAGGCAGCGGACTATGCCACGCACTGGCTGCCCAACGGCAATGATGTCGTCGAGTGGGTGCGGCTGCATTCCCCTTCCCTCATTTTGCTGGATTTAATGCTACCGGGCTGCGACGGCCTGACGCTCTGCCGCACCATCCGCCAGTTTTCCAACGTGCCGATTATCATGGTCACCGCCCGTAGCGAAGAGATCGATCGCCTGCTGGGGCTGGAAATTGGGGCCGATGACTATATTTGTAAGCCCTTCAGCCCGCGCGAAGTGGTCGTGCGCGTTAGAACGCTGTTGCGCCGCTGCGGCTGGCAGAATGACGGGCTAAAAGCCGTCGAGAAAACCGAAACCGCTCTCTTGATCGATAAAAGCGGCTTTCAGGCCAGCTATCTGGGGCAGAATCTCGATCTCACGCCAGCGGAGTTTCGCCTGCTCAAGACACTCTCTGCCGAGCCGGGTAAGGTGTTTTCCCGCGAGGCGCTGCTGGATAAGCTCTACGACGATTACCGCGTCGTGACCGACCGCACCATCGATAGTCACATCAAAAATCTGCGTCGCAAGCTGGAACAACTGGACGAAGAGACCTCATTTATCCGCACGGTATACGGCATCGGCTATCGCTGGGAAGCCGCGCCCTGTAATGAGGTGTAA
- a CDS encoding Vat family streptogramin A O-acetyltransferase, with protein MESILNGPDPDNRYPMAGFPQVCFIKNIVTNPNIEIGDYTYYDDPDGAENFEQNVLYHYPFLGDKLIIGKFCAIARGAKFIMNGANHRLSGLSTYPFQIFGNGWEKVTPKPGDLPYKGDTRIGNDVWIGYDALIMPGIRIGNGAIIASRAVVTADVPAYTVVGGNPAKILKARFAPDVIEALETLCWWDWPIEKITRHLEIIAAGDIAALQAGHLSE; from the coding sequence ATGGAGAGCATTTTGAACGGACCAGACCCTGATAACCGCTACCCCATGGCCGGTTTCCCCCAAGTGTGTTTCATCAAAAATATTGTCACCAACCCGAATATTGAAATTGGCGACTACACCTATTATGACGATCCCGATGGCGCGGAAAATTTCGAGCAAAATGTGCTCTATCACTATCCGTTTCTCGGCGATAAATTAATCATCGGTAAGTTTTGCGCTATCGCACGTGGCGCAAAATTTATCATGAACGGGGCCAACCATCGGCTTTCCGGCTTGTCGACTTACCCATTTCAGATTTTTGGCAACGGCTGGGAAAAAGTGACGCCCAAGCCCGGCGATCTGCCTTACAAGGGTGACACGCGCATCGGCAATGATGTCTGGATTGGCTATGACGCGCTGATCATGCCCGGCATCCGCATTGGAAACGGTGCCATCATTGCGTCACGCGCTGTGGTCACCGCCGATGTGCCCGCTTATACGGTCGTCGGCGGCAATCCGGCGAAAATCCTTAAAGCCCGTTTTGCGCCGGACGTCATCGAAGCACTGGAAACGCTGTGCTGGTGGGACTGGCCGATAGAAAAAATCACCCGTCATCTGGAAATCATCGCAGCGGGCGATATTGCGGCACTGCAAGCTGGCCATCTGTCCGAATAA
- a CDS encoding GGDEF domain-containing protein: MPFKEYDHDFIDRNKKASSSVRLALLFSALVIIFNLVFFKHRDFQEQLHNNPGAYTDSIALIFLFFILSCTSKISLSHTSALSIRLGLHVWICSATFDLMDEFIYQPKLVGYYVEDMLRIIGMFGVGFGVYTLIQQINNKYVEARIQSFSDELTQLPNRRFFINELKKLEAKTPYLFIIDIDNFKVINDKYGHTKGDEVLSKFGHILSRFDNSEVVATRIGGEEFAIILYAGTQDRAEKLAREVLKNANKIIIKNMHHLSVSIGAGKKQPQEPTEHFMKRVDIALYQAKNTGKGKVEWALEPKEKTQ, from the coding sequence ATGCCTTTTAAAGAATATGACCACGACTTTATTGATAGAAATAAGAAAGCCTCCTCGTCTGTCAGGCTCGCCCTGTTATTCTCTGCGTTAGTCATTATATTCAACCTCGTATTCTTCAAACACCGCGACTTTCAGGAGCAACTGCATAATAATCCGGGTGCTTATACCGACTCGATTGCACTGATTTTTCTTTTTTTTATCTTGTCCTGCACCAGTAAAATCTCACTTAGCCATACCTCAGCCTTATCCATTCGCCTCGGGCTGCACGTCTGGATATGCTCAGCCACGTTTGACTTGATGGATGAATTTATCTATCAGCCCAAGCTGGTTGGGTATTATGTTGAGGATATGCTGAGAATTATTGGTATGTTTGGCGTCGGGTTTGGTGTCTATACCCTGATACAGCAAATCAATAATAAGTATGTCGAAGCCAGAATACAGTCATTCAGCGATGAACTCACACAGCTTCCTAATCGTCGGTTTTTTATTAATGAATTAAAAAAGCTCGAAGCGAAAACACCCTATTTATTTATTATCGACATCGACAATTTCAAAGTCATTAATGATAAATATGGACATACGAAAGGCGACGAAGTATTAAGCAAATTTGGTCACATACTCTCCCGCTTCGATAACAGTGAGGTGGTCGCAACCCGAATCGGTGGCGAAGAGTTCGCGATTATTTTGTATGCCGGAACGCAGGATCGGGCAGAGAAGCTGGCAAGAGAAGTACTCAAAAATGCGAACAAAATCATTATCAAGAATATGCACCACCTTTCAGTCAGCATTGGAGCCGGTAAAAAACAGCCGCAGGAACCTACCGAACATTTTATGAAACGCGTGGACATCGCGCTTTACCAGGCTAAAAATACCGGTAAAGGCAAAGTGGAATGGGCTCTGGAGCCGAAGGAAAAAACGCAGTAG
- the ahr gene encoding NADPH-dependent aldehyde reductase Ahr, whose protein sequence is MTIIKSYAAPEAGAALELYEFDAGELQAEDVEVVVDYCGVCHSDLSMIDNEWGMSSYPLVAGHEVIGRVHALGDAAKSKGLKVGQRVGIGWTARSCGHCDACISGSQTNCQQGSVPTILNKGGFANKIRANWQWAIPLPDSIDIESAGPLLCGGITVFKPLLMHHVTATSRVGVIGIGGLGHIAIKLLHAMGCEVTAFSSNPAKEQEVRAMGADKVVNSRDPQALTALAGQFDLIINTVSVDLEWQPYFNALAYNGKFHTVGAVMKPFSVPAFTLIAGDRSVSGSSTGSPHELRSLMKLAARANVKPQTELFPMSKINDAIQHVRDGKARYRVVLKADF, encoded by the coding sequence ATGACGATAATCAAGAGTTATGCCGCACCGGAAGCGGGCGCAGCGCTGGAGTTGTATGAGTTTGATGCGGGTGAACTTCAGGCGGAAGACGTTGAAGTCGTGGTTGATTACTGCGGCGTATGCCACTCCGATCTCTCGATGATCGATAACGAATGGGGCATGTCGAGCTATCCGCTAGTTGCCGGGCATGAAGTGATTGGTCGTGTGCACGCGCTAGGCGACGCAGCGAAAAGCAAAGGGTTAAAGGTGGGTCAGCGTGTCGGTATTGGCTGGACAGCACGCAGCTGTGGGCACTGCGATGCCTGTATCAGCGGCAGTCAAACCAACTGCCAGCAAGGCAGCGTACCGACAATTCTGAATAAAGGCGGTTTTGCCAATAAGATTCGCGCGAACTGGCAGTGGGCTATCCCGCTTCCCGATTCCATTGATATCGAATCTGCGGGTCCGTTGCTGTGCGGCGGCATTACCGTGTTCAAACCGCTGCTAATGCATCATGTCACCGCAACCAGCCGCGTCGGCGTGATCGGTATCGGTGGCCTGGGACATATCGCGATTAAGCTCCTGCACGCGATGGGCTGTGAAGTCACGGCGTTCAGCTCTAACCCAGCTAAAGAGCAGGAAGTGCGGGCGATGGGGGCCGATAAGGTCGTCAACAGCCGCGATCCGCAGGCGCTGACCGCACTGGCAGGCCAGTTCGATCTCATCATCAACACCGTGAGCGTCGATCTGGAATGGCAGCCCTACTTCAACGCACTCGCCTATAACGGGAAATTCCATACCGTAGGCGCGGTAATGAAGCCGTTCAGCGTTCCAGCCTTCACGCTTATCGCAGGTGACCGAAGCGTTTCCGGCTCTTCTACCGGCTCACCGCATGAGCTGCGTTCCCTGATGAAGCTCGCCGCGCGCGCCAACGTGAAGCCACAGACGGAACTGTTCCCGATGTCGAAAATCAACGATGCTATCCAGCACGTACGTGACGGCAAAGCCCGCTACCGCGTTGTACTAAAAGCGGATTTTTAA
- the baeS gene encoding two-component system sensor histidine kinase BaeS produces the protein MKFGITAKLFLAIFATCMLVLITMHWGVRASFERGFIDYIKRGNEQRVMQLRDALAEQYQLHGDWSFLRNNERLVFKMLHSLDQNNDTDNSMQGLRVRLWVLDTSKRKLFGSPAPIPNEGTWQPIQVQNQTVGWVVASPVERLTRNADISFDRQQQRTSWLIVALSTLLAIIATWLTARGLLAPVKRLVSGMHSLASGDFSTRVTASSHDELGRLAQDFNQLAITLEKNEQSRRAFMADVSHELRTPLAVLRGELEALQDGVRKPDSHSLHSLQSEVTTLTKLVDDLHQLTLSDRGALAYRKASVDVVQILHIAIAAFHERFQKKQITLTTDLPAQASVFGDPDRLSQLFNNLLENSLRYTDEQGQLTIAVIQQHKRWAIIWQDSAPGVTDEQLTMIFERFYRAESSRNRASGGSGLGLAICNNIVEAHSGRLYAEHSPLGGVMITIELPLHEPD, from the coding sequence ATGAAATTCGGAATCACTGCCAAACTGTTCCTCGCGATTTTCGCCACCTGCATGCTGGTGCTGATTACTATGCACTGGGGCGTGCGCGCCAGCTTCGAGCGCGGTTTTATCGACTACATTAAACGCGGCAACGAGCAGCGGGTCATGCAGCTACGCGATGCGCTGGCGGAGCAATATCAGCTGCACGGCGACTGGTCATTCCTGCGCAACAATGAGCGTCTGGTATTCAAAATGCTGCACTCGCTGGACCAGAACAACGACACTGACAACAGCATGCAGGGATTACGAGTGCGCCTGTGGGTGCTGGATACCAGCAAACGTAAGCTGTTCGGCTCTCCGGCACCAATCCCCAATGAAGGCACCTGGCAACCGATTCAGGTACAAAATCAGACGGTCGGCTGGGTTGTTGCTTCGCCCGTTGAGCGCCTGACCCGCAACGCCGACATCAGTTTCGACAGGCAGCAGCAGCGCACTAGTTGGCTGATTGTCGCGCTCTCGACGCTGCTCGCGATCATCGCCACCTGGCTGACCGCGCGTGGCCTGCTCGCGCCCGTCAAGCGGCTGGTCAGCGGCATGCACAGCTTGGCCTCGGGCGATTTCAGCACCCGTGTAACTGCCAGCTCGCACGATGAACTGGGCAGGCTGGCACAGGATTTCAATCAGCTTGCCATCACGCTGGAAAAAAACGAACAGTCCCGCCGCGCATTTATGGCCGATGTCTCCCACGAATTGCGCACGCCGCTGGCGGTGCTGCGTGGCGAACTGGAAGCCTTGCAGGATGGCGTGCGCAAGCCCGACTCGCATTCTCTGCATTCGCTCCAGTCTGAGGTCACAACGCTCACCAAACTGGTGGACGACCTGCATCAACTCACCCTGTCCGATCGTGGGGCGCTGGCCTACCGCAAAGCGTCTGTAGACGTGGTGCAAATTCTGCATATTGCTATCGCCGCGTTTCATGAACGTTTCCAGAAAAAGCAGATTACGCTCACCACCGATTTACCCGCACAGGCGAGCGTCTTTGGCGATCCAGACCGGCTAAGTCAGCTGTTTAACAATTTGCTGGAAAACAGCCTGCGCTACACTGATGAGCAGGGGCAGTTGACCATTGCGGTTATTCAGCAGCATAAACGCTGGGCGATTATCTGGCAGGACAGCGCCCCCGGCGTGACCGACGAGCAGCTCACGATGATTTTCGAACGTTTTTACCGTGCGGAAAGTTCGCGTAACCGTGCTAGCGGCGGCTCCGGGCTGGGGCTGGCAATCTGCAATAATATCGTTGAGGCACATAGCGGACGGCTGTATGCTGAACATTCGCCATTAGGGGGCGTGATGATTACCATCGAGCTTCCCTTGCACGAACCTGATTAA